In Rutidosis leptorrhynchoides isolate AG116_Rl617_1_P2 chromosome 2, CSIRO_AGI_Rlap_v1, whole genome shotgun sequence, one genomic interval encodes:
- the LOC139889190 gene encoding uncharacterized protein → MDNKQSFTYVVYPQANSQVEVTNRDIVAGIKARLGKHQQGWVDELLYVRLIWPKQTPISGAHRKTPKESTNKMPFSLVYGTEAVIPTEVIVQTARINAFDKQKNDDALRENLDTLKQRRNIAFIRQAEKKQKIVNHYKNKVKPLDFQLNNLVLQSNEANREQDIGKLGPRWEGPYNVVGINNYGAYHLETPDRILLWHP, encoded by the exons ATGGACAACAAACAATCATTCACCTATGTGGTGTATCCACAAGCTAATAGCCAGGTTGAAGTCACCAACAGAGATATTGTGGCCGGAATCAAGGCTAGACTGGGAAAACACCAACAAGGATGGGTAGATGAACTTCTTTACGTGAGgctgatatggccaaaacagacg ccgatatcaggggCCCACCGGAAAACCCCAAAGGAAAGTACAAACAAAATGCCTTTCAGCCTGGTATATGGTACAGAGGCAGTCATTCCGACTGAAGTAATCGTCCAGACTGCACGTATAAATGCATTTgacaaacaaaagaatgatgacgCATTAAGGGAAAACCTGGATACCCTCAAACAACGCAGGAATATAGCGTTCATCCGTCAGGCAGAAAAGAAACAAAAAATTGTAAACCATTATAAAAATAAAGTCAAACCATTAGACTTTCAACTCAACAACCTGGTACTACAGAGTAACGAAGCCAACCGAGAACAAGACATCGGAAAATTAGGTCCCCGCTGGGAAGGACCTTACAATGTTGTCGGCATAAACAACTATGGTGCATACCACCTAGAGACACCAGACCGAATATTGTTATGGCATCCCTGA